The Urbifossiella limnaea genome has a window encoding:
- a CDS encoding formylmethanofuran dehydrogenase subunit A, with product MGLLKLAGGTVFDPANGIDGQVRDIWMDGGRIIDPPAEPAGRVFDCTGLVVMPGGVDIHAHIAGPKVNVARKLRPEDRRDHAPFRRTDRLRSGTLGSTPTTFATGYLYAGLGYTTVFDAAIPPLGARHTHEEFHDTPVIDKGFFVLVGNNHYVMDQIAAGEHARLRGFLGWLLHATRGYALKVVNPGGVEVWKQGGAMSGFDELVPGFGVTPRAIVRELARAADDIRVPHALHVHCNQLGMPGNWATTLETMRAAEASRAHFTHVQFHSYGGGPDDQGTFCSKVPPLADYVNAHPNLTVDVGQVLFGDTTSMTGDGPLGHFLHRVTGRKWFNGDAECEAGCGIVPIEYKEKSLVHALQWAIGLEWYLLVDDPWRVCMSTDHPNGGSFLAYPEICALLMSRDYRREVLKRLPEKLRDRCSLPDLTREYTLNEIAIITRAGPARILGLTHKGHLGPEADADVTVYTPAADRRAMFELPRYVFKAGELVVEQGELRSVPFGPALVSRPDFDPGVLPHVRKWFGSAYSLAFDNYAVGPEYATHGERVVTR from the coding sequence ATGGGGTTGCTCAAGCTCGCCGGCGGCACCGTGTTCGACCCCGCCAACGGGATCGACGGTCAGGTCCGCGACATTTGGATGGACGGGGGTCGCATCATCGACCCGCCCGCGGAACCTGCCGGGCGCGTGTTCGACTGCACCGGCCTGGTCGTGATGCCGGGCGGCGTGGACATTCACGCCCACATCGCCGGCCCGAAGGTGAACGTCGCCCGCAAGCTCCGCCCCGAGGACCGCCGCGACCACGCCCCGTTCCGCCGCACCGACAGGCTCCGCTCCGGCACCCTCGGCAGCACGCCGACCACGTTCGCCACCGGCTATTTGTACGCCGGCCTCGGCTACACCACCGTCTTCGACGCCGCCATCCCGCCGCTCGGGGCGCGGCACACGCACGAGGAGTTCCACGACACGCCCGTGATCGACAAGGGCTTCTTCGTCCTCGTCGGTAACAACCACTACGTGATGGACCAGATCGCCGCCGGCGAGCACGCCCGGCTCCGCGGCTTCCTCGGCTGGCTGCTGCACGCCACCCGCGGCTACGCCCTCAAGGTGGTGAACCCCGGCGGCGTCGAGGTGTGGAAGCAGGGCGGCGCCATGTCGGGCTTCGACGAACTCGTGCCCGGGTTTGGCGTCACGCCGCGCGCAATCGTGCGCGAGTTGGCCCGCGCCGCCGACGACATCCGCGTGCCACACGCGCTGCACGTCCACTGCAACCAGCTGGGGATGCCCGGCAACTGGGCCACGACGCTGGAGACGATGCGCGCCGCGGAGGCGAGCCGTGCGCACTTCACGCACGTGCAGTTCCACAGCTACGGCGGCGGGCCCGACGACCAGGGCACGTTCTGCTCGAAGGTTCCACCGCTGGCGGACTACGTGAACGCCCACCCGAATCTGACCGTGGACGTCGGGCAGGTGCTGTTCGGCGACACGACTTCGATGACCGGCGACGGCCCCCTCGGGCACTTCCTGCACCGAGTGACCGGGCGGAAGTGGTTCAACGGCGACGCCGAGTGCGAGGCCGGCTGCGGCATCGTGCCGATCGAGTACAAGGAAAAAAGCCTCGTACACGCCCTCCAATGGGCCATCGGCCTCGAGTGGTATCTACTCGTGGACGACCCGTGGCGCGTCTGCATGAGCACGGACCACCCGAACGGCGGGTCGTTCCTGGCGTACCCGGAAATCTGCGCCCTGCTGATGAGCCGCGACTACCGCCGTGAGGTGCTCAAGCGACTACCGGAGAAGCTGCGCGATCGCTGTTCACTCCCGGACCTGACGCGCGAGTACACGCTGAACGAGATCGCCATCATCACCCGCGCCGGCCCCGCCCGCATCCTCGGGCTCACGCACAAGGGCCACCTCGGCCCCGAGGCCGACGCCGACGTGACGGTCTACACGCCGGCCGCGGACCGGCGTGCGATGTTCGAGCTACCACGCTACGTATTCAAGGCCGGCGAGTTGGTCGTCGAGCAGGGGGAACTGCGGTCGGTGCCCTTCGGCCCGGCGCTGGTGTCGCGACCGGATTTCGACCCGGGCGTGCTGCCCCACGTGCGCAAGTGGTTCGGGTCGGCTTACTCGCTGGCGTTCGACAACTACGCGGTCGGACCGGAGTACGCGACACACGGGGAGCGGGTCGTCACCCGCTGA
- a CDS encoding copper homeostasis protein CutC has product MSNPMPTSVSGRRITLEVCVTTADEAVAAVGAGADRLELCSVLEVGGVTPSPATFLDVRKAVAVPVCVLLRPRPGGFVYSPRDWTTLHGDADWFLTHGSDAIVCGGYDDAGRLEPCRDLVRLASGRAVLNRAFDFHPDPYDAMSQAIDLGFSRVLTSGGGPTAIAGEGMIRELIRWARGRIEVLPGGGIKPGTAADLVRATGCDQVHGSFRRETGSPGRSMRVAAGMGVTTRTDPEQVAAVRAELDRLTGG; this is encoded by the coding sequence TTGAGCAACCCCATGCCAACCAGTGTATCGGGCCGACGAATCACGCTCGAAGTCTGCGTCACCACAGCCGACGAGGCCGTCGCCGCCGTCGGGGCGGGAGCCGATCGGCTGGAGTTGTGTTCGGTGCTGGAGGTCGGGGGAGTTACCCCCTCGCCGGCGACATTTCTTGACGTGCGAAAGGCGGTAGCGGTGCCCGTGTGCGTACTCCTCCGCCCTCGGCCCGGGGGATTCGTTTACTCTCCGCGCGACTGGACGACGCTCCACGGCGACGCCGACTGGTTCCTCACCCACGGGTCGGACGCCATCGTTTGCGGCGGGTACGACGACGCCGGCCGCCTCGAACCGTGCCGGGACCTGGTCCGACTCGCCTCAGGGCGGGCAGTGCTAAACCGCGCGTTCGATTTCCACCCGGACCCGTACGACGCCATGTCGCAAGCGATAGACCTGGGATTCTCACGCGTCCTGACGAGCGGCGGAGGGCCGACCGCGATTGCGGGTGAGGGGATGATCCGGGAACTCATTCGGTGGGCGCGGGGTCGGATCGAGGTGCTGCCGGGCGGCGGGATCAAGCCGGGGACCGCGGCCGACCTCGTCCGGGCGACGGGGTGCGACCAAGTCCACGGGTCGTTCCGGCGAGAAACCGGGTCGCCGGGCCGGAGTATGAGGGTCGCGGCCGGGATGGGAGTGACCACGCGAACTGATCCCGAGCAAGTTGCCGCGGTCCGCGCGGAGTTGGACCGCCTCACGGGGGGCTGA
- the phoU gene encoding phosphate signaling complex protein PhoU, with amino-acid sequence MSKHLDMDLERLHRSLLRMAGYVEDAVVTAATALQARDPDGCARVIAGDADIDRLENEVQDECLKILALHQPVAVDLRRVSAVLMITTDLERIGDMAVGIAERAAVVARAPYVPIPEAIGGMTRRTLEMLRASLDAFVHLDTTAACRVIRADDEVDRDNAEIIQGLIARMQAEPHLVEPAMSLFTAVRHLERIADHATNIAEDVIYLVRGEMVRHHPEVLSPP; translated from the coding sequence GTGTCCAAGCACCTCGACATGGACCTGGAGCGCCTGCACCGGTCGCTGTTGCGAATGGCCGGGTACGTGGAGGACGCCGTCGTCACGGCCGCGACCGCGCTCCAGGCCCGCGACCCCGACGGCTGCGCCCGCGTGATCGCCGGCGACGCCGACATCGACCGGCTCGAAAACGAAGTCCAGGACGAGTGCCTGAAGATCCTGGCGCTCCACCAGCCGGTCGCGGTCGATCTGCGGCGCGTCTCGGCGGTGCTGATGATTACGACCGACCTGGAGCGGATCGGCGACATGGCCGTCGGGATCGCCGAGCGCGCGGCGGTGGTGGCGCGGGCGCCGTACGTCCCGATCCCGGAAGCGATCGGTGGCATGACTCGGCGGACGCTCGAAATGCTGCGGGCGAGCCTCGATGCGTTCGTGCACCTCGACACGACCGCGGCCTGCCGGGTGATCCGCGCCGACGACGAGGTGGACCGCGACAACGCCGAGATCATCCAGGGGCTGATCGCCCGGATGCAGGCCGAGCCACACCTCGTCGAGCCGGCGATGTCGCTGTTCACCGCGGTGCGGCACCTGGAGCGGATCGCCGACCACGCCACGAACATCGCCGAGGACGTGATCTATTTGGTGAGGGGCGAGATGGTTCGCCACCACCCGGAGGTGCTCAGCCCCCCGTGA
- a CDS encoding serine/threonine-protein kinase — MAETDPADFFLAATRSGLISADDLAAVPRVDSRAAADHLVAAEKLTHFQAEKLLRGRWQGFFIGPYVILAPVGRGGMGAVYLARRRDRTGGLLALKVLSPKRAKAEARTLARFLREMQLGRHLEHPNVTRTLDAGEADGTYFIAMEYVPGLSLRQLVEGGGPLSVPDAARVFADVAAGLAHAHARGLVHRDLKPANIMVTPEGRAKLLDLGLAIMAGERQLDDSKILGTKGYVLGTMDYIAPEQTTDPTAVGPAADLYALGCSLYFALAGLPPFPGGTSKQKIQRQRAEEPPPLAQFNPAVPAPLVALVRSLMAKNPADRPSSADAVQAVLKPWAGDALSRPSGDPAVNSTRETVAALDAPGSDPELWDAEPIPGVAVGAPDLKPWVLVAAGCGVLAALVGLVVLVGLVSRL; from the coding sequence ATGGCCGAGACGGACCCGGCCGACTTCTTCCTCGCCGCAACCCGCAGCGGGCTCATCAGCGCGGACGACCTCGCCGCCGTCCCTCGCGTCGACAGCCGGGCCGCGGCCGACCACCTCGTCGCCGCCGAGAAGCTGACGCACTTCCAGGCCGAGAAACTCCTCCGCGGCCGCTGGCAGGGCTTCTTCATCGGCCCCTACGTCATCCTCGCGCCGGTCGGCCGTGGCGGCATGGGGGCCGTCTACCTCGCCCGCCGCCGCGACCGAACCGGCGGCCTCCTGGCGCTGAAGGTGCTGTCGCCGAAGCGCGCGAAGGCGGAGGCGCGGACGCTCGCACGGTTCCTCCGCGAGATGCAGTTGGGGCGGCACCTGGAGCACCCGAACGTCACCCGTACCCTCGACGCCGGCGAGGCCGACGGGACGTACTTCATCGCCATGGAGTACGTCCCGGGCCTGTCGCTACGTCAACTCGTGGAGGGCGGCGGGCCGCTGTCTGTGCCCGACGCTGCGCGGGTGTTCGCCGACGTTGCCGCAGGGCTGGCCCACGCCCACGCCCGAGGGCTGGTCCACCGCGACCTGAAACCGGCGAACATCATGGTGACGCCGGAGGGCCGTGCGAAGCTGCTCGACCTCGGCCTCGCCATCATGGCCGGCGAGCGCCAACTGGATGATTCAAAGATCCTCGGCACCAAGGGGTACGTCCTCGGCACGATGGACTACATCGCCCCCGAGCAGACGACTGACCCCACGGCCGTCGGTCCGGCCGCCGACCTGTACGCTCTCGGGTGCTCGCTGTACTTCGCGCTCGCCGGCCTGCCGCCGTTTCCCGGCGGCACGTCGAAGCAAAAAATCCAACGGCAGCGGGCCGAGGAGCCGCCGCCGCTCGCGCAGTTCAACCCCGCCGTGCCGGCCCCGCTGGTCGCGCTCGTGCGCTCGCTCATGGCGAAGAACCCTGCGGACCGGCCGTCCAGCGCCGACGCCGTGCAAGCCGTTCTGAAGCCGTGGGCGGGTGACGCCCTGAGCCGGCCGTCGGGCGATCCCGCCGTAAACAGCACGCGCGAGACCGTCGCCGCTCTCGATGCTCCCGGCAGCGACCCGGAGTTGTGGGACGCGGAGCCCATTCCCGGTGTGGCGGTCGGTGCTCCGGACCTGAAGCCGTGGGTGCTCGTCGCGGCCGGGTGCGGCGTGCTCGCCGCGCTGGTCGGCCTCGTCGTGTTGGTCGGGCTCGTGTCGCGGCTCTGA
- a CDS encoding GNAT family N-acetyltransferase, translating into MRRIEYYKRYRMELDLRRPPTGAADESGHILRATLPAGCHWLPWHDSLLGTHAEVKALSFLDELDTAVFPCLGSLAGCHDLMTAIRTRPGFCPQATWLVGTTPDHAALARGCVGTIQGLIDDAGHGGVQNIGVLPELRGRGIGRALLLKALAGFAAVGVKRVFLEVTALNEPAVRMYRSIGFRCTRTTYRGVPAAEVRAGI; encoded by the coding sequence ATGCGGCGGATCGAATACTACAAACGCTACCGGATGGAACTCGACCTGCGCCGCCCGCCGACTGGCGCCGCGGACGAGAGTGGCCACATCCTCCGCGCCACGCTACCGGCCGGCTGCCACTGGCTGCCGTGGCACGACTCCCTCCTCGGCACCCACGCCGAAGTCAAGGCGCTGAGTTTCCTCGACGAACTCGACACGGCCGTATTCCCTTGCCTCGGTTCGCTCGCCGGGTGCCACGACCTGATGACCGCCATCCGCACGAGGCCCGGCTTCTGCCCGCAGGCCACGTGGCTCGTGGGTACCACTCCCGACCACGCCGCGCTGGCCCGTGGCTGTGTCGGCACCATCCAGGGGCTGATCGACGACGCCGGCCACGGGGGCGTGCAAAACATCGGCGTCCTACCCGAACTCCGCGGCCGCGGCATCGGCCGGGCCCTTCTGTTGAAGGCGCTCGCCGGGTTCGCGGCCGTCGGCGTGAAGCGCGTGTTCCTGGAGGTGACGGCGCTGAACGAGCCGGCCGTGCGGATGTACCGCTCGATCGGCTTCCGCTGCACCCGCACCACGTACCGTGGCGTGCCCGCGGCCGAGGTCCGGGCCGGCATCTGA
- a CDS encoding DUF1559 family PulG-like putative transporter, with translation MLRRRIGFTLIELLVVIAIIAVLIGLLLPAVQKVREAAARAKCMNNIKQLGIACHSYQDRTGALPVAVQMRPGVSRTNSGGQGPNWAVFILPDIEQGPLYNAHAANITAYAATGSAAWKAIRTTLIPTMLCPSDLGIDAAWTGDGGGWARGNYACNAGGLHQGATVSPDNGVGYISSEMGNSPRLTNNPTNLGVPNNTLSGGVMCINWATMVNRIEDGSSNTIMLAELRIGSQLGSQDSRGVWALGFPGASVIAGNGWDCTTPNTTEDNADDCEGCINDPRNGMGAWPGCPFQQATSRGKHTGGVVVGFGDGSTRFVRNSVSKANWFLMLSRNDGLNWTDN, from the coding sequence ATGCTTCGCCGTCGTATCGGGTTCACGCTGATCGAACTGCTCGTCGTCATCGCCATCATCGCCGTGCTGATCGGGCTGCTGTTGCCGGCCGTGCAGAAGGTCCGAGAGGCCGCCGCCCGCGCCAAGTGCATGAACAACATCAAGCAGCTGGGCATCGCCTGCCACAGCTACCAGGACCGGACCGGGGCGCTGCCGGTGGCCGTGCAGATGCGCCCGGGTGTGAGCCGAACCAACTCCGGCGGACAGGGGCCGAACTGGGCCGTATTCATCCTCCCCGACATCGAGCAGGGGCCGCTGTACAACGCGCACGCCGCCAACATCACCGCCTACGCCGCGACTGGCAGCGCGGCGTGGAAGGCCATCCGCACGACGCTCATTCCGACCATGTTGTGTCCGTCCGACCTGGGTATCGACGCGGCATGGACCGGCGACGGCGGCGGGTGGGCGCGCGGTAACTATGCGTGCAACGCCGGCGGCCTCCACCAGGGGGCCACCGTCAGCCCGGACAACGGCGTCGGCTACATCAGCAGCGAGATGGGGAACAGCCCGCGGCTGACCAACAACCCGACCAACCTGGGCGTACCGAACAACACCCTGTCCGGCGGCGTGATGTGCATCAACTGGGCCACCATGGTCAACCGTATCGAAGACGGCTCGTCAAACACCATCATGCTGGCAGAGCTGCGGATCGGCTCGCAGCTCGGGTCGCAGGACTCGCGCGGCGTGTGGGCGCTCGGCTTCCCCGGGGCCAGCGTCATCGCCGGCAACGGGTGGGACTGCACCACCCCGAACACGACCGAGGACAACGCCGACGACTGCGAGGGCTGCATCAACGACCCCAGGAACGGCATGGGCGCGTGGCCCGGTTGTCCCTTCCAGCAGGCCACGTCGCGCGGGAAGCACACCGGCGGCGTCGTGGTCGGGTTCGGCGACGGCAGCACGCGCTTCGTCCGCAACTCGGTCAGCAAGGCGAACTGGTTCCTGATGCTCAGCCGCAACGACGGCCTGAACTGGACCGACAACTGA
- a CDS encoding TolB-like translocation protein yields MTRRTRPTLVTALAVAAGVVAYWFLLRPDPGDPRLNGFVAARPPVAVVFTSRSEPASFEAAAPDGEEFRYPGRRLWAAREGRLRLLSTRGTVHELTWGRALPDGGTLIDVMSPSVTLDGRSILFAGRKGGDDPGHFRLYEVQLDGSDLRPLTGQPGDLGAVAVPPLRFAADGSPLSDAQRCRIDYDDVDPVEVRAEPRQIVFASSRDPDLGRDHDRRSTQLWVRDERGRLTQATANRNNDRWPWPMASGYVAFSLWSRNREVVSADATDVRPFDPAVPSATPPTDAWLGAFVRLSSSGHFGMLAKPPVPVWRPRLLANGRVAFMTPGPDGRLTVAQVVPGTIAAVPSAAAAPLPTLSGVRLHRIPEAGRAMSLATPSPCPPAGVLLSAAGGSAPGAFGLYLAPEEWPEDGATAGPVELKLLFDDPDLVDAEPVAVYRRSVYEVPAASNDNSAPDRTLQLLSGKKYVGPTGNLFATGLTGMQMADLPGQRTDTGSGPVFAAPPAGAIVKLKVWASRRDRFDDPVRPRVPGAWEPLVEYPAGDTAGGPVPTDAPTVLAGFGRDGKVVRWESAAADAAGRRAAFYAFAGDHYSLATSGGRHFCVGCHPGHSGMPPADHRKHAEQFPH; encoded by the coding sequence ATGACCCGCCGCACTCGCCCGACCCTGGTCACCGCGCTCGCCGTGGCGGCCGGGGTCGTGGCTTACTGGTTTCTCCTCCGCCCCGACCCGGGCGACCCCCGGCTGAACGGGTTCGTCGCCGCACGGCCGCCGGTGGCCGTCGTCTTCACGTCTCGCTCGGAGCCCGCTAGCTTCGAGGCCGCCGCCCCGGACGGCGAAGAGTTCCGCTACCCCGGCCGGCGCCTGTGGGCCGCACGCGAGGGGAGGCTTCGGCTTCTCTCGACTCGCGGCACCGTCCACGAACTCACGTGGGGCCGCGCACTTCCCGACGGCGGCACGCTGATCGACGTGATGAGCCCGTCCGTGACGCTGGACGGTCGGTCGATCCTGTTCGCGGGCCGGAAGGGCGGCGACGACCCCGGGCACTTCCGCCTCTACGAGGTGCAGCTCGACGGCTCCGACCTGCGGCCGCTGACCGGCCAGCCGGGCGACCTCGGAGCTGTCGCCGTGCCGCCACTCCGTTTCGCCGCGGACGGGTCGCCTCTGTCCGACGCTCAACGTTGTCGGATCGACTACGACGACGTGGACCCGGTCGAGGTTCGGGCCGAGCCGCGGCAGATCGTGTTCGCGTCGAGCCGCGACCCGGATCTCGGCCGCGACCACGACCGCCGGTCCACGCAACTGTGGGTGCGCGACGAGCGCGGGCGACTGACGCAAGCGACGGCCAACCGCAACAACGACCGCTGGCCGTGGCCGATGGCCAGCGGCTACGTCGCGTTCAGCCTCTGGAGCCGGAACCGCGAGGTGGTCAGCGCCGATGCCACCGACGTGCGACCCTTCGACCCCGCGGTGCCGTCGGCGACGCCGCCGACCGATGCGTGGCTCGGGGCGTTCGTGCGGTTGAGTTCGTCGGGCCACTTCGGGATGCTGGCGAAGCCGCCGGTGCCGGTGTGGCGGCCAAGGCTTCTGGCCAATGGCCGAGTGGCATTCATGACCCCCGGACCAGACGGCCGCCTCACGGTGGCCCAGGTCGTGCCGGGCACCATCGCCGCTGTGCCCAGTGCCGCCGCGGCTCCGCTACCGACTCTGTCGGGAGTGCGGTTGCACCGTATTCCCGAAGCCGGTCGAGCAATGTCGCTCGCCACGCCGTCGCCCTGTCCACCCGCTGGCGTGCTCCTGTCAGCGGCTGGAGGCTCAGCGCCGGGAGCGTTCGGCCTCTACCTCGCCCCCGAGGAGTGGCCGGAAGACGGTGCAACGGCAGGACCAGTGGAGCTGAAGCTCCTGTTCGACGACCCCGACCTGGTCGACGCGGAGCCGGTAGCCGTGTACCGCCGCTCGGTCTACGAGGTGCCCGCCGCGAGCAACGACAACTCGGCGCCAGACCGCACGCTGCAACTACTCTCGGGCAAGAAGTACGTCGGCCCGACCGGCAACCTGTTCGCCACCGGGCTGACCGGGATGCAGATGGCCGACCTGCCCGGCCAGCGGACCGACACGGGGAGCGGCCCCGTGTTCGCCGCACCGCCGGCCGGGGCGATCGTCAAGCTGAAGGTGTGGGCGTCGCGCCGCGACCGGTTCGACGACCCCGTCCGGCCGCGGGTGCCAGGGGCGTGGGAGCCCCTGGTCGAATACCCCGCAGGTGACACCGCCGGCGGACCGGTACCGACCGACGCGCCAACCGTCCTCGCCGGCTTCGGCCGCGATGGTAAAGTGGTGCGTTGGGAGTCGGCGGCAGCTGATGCGGCGGGGCGGCGGGCGGCGTTTTACGCCTTCGCTGGTGACCACTACAGCTTGGCGACGTCCGGCGGCCGGCACTTCTGCGTCGGATGCCACCCCGGCCACAGCGGCATGCCGCCGGCCGACCACCGAAAGCACGCGGAGCAATTCCCACACTGA